A region from the Benincasa hispida cultivar B227 chromosome 10, ASM972705v1, whole genome shotgun sequence genome encodes:
- the LOC120088454 gene encoding homeobox-DDT domain protein RLT1 isoform X3 yields the protein MEEELGNAMHSEENKDSTEKNKKRKLKTPSQLVALEKFYNERKYPTEEMKSQLAEQLGLTEKQISGWFCHRRLKDKRFCDTYTSVRQDRSSGVIQDHGSGLAQDSCGSTKNGDYWHIDPREVESQKPYGHELASDNVLERRSQYTENVSNMENTSSESSSSLKDRLVSQNENPYDTEVSRYLTHEGAIPPSNPKALSSLRYKPSGYLKVKGEVENAAITAVKRQLGAQYREDGPPLGVEFQPLPPGAFESPAKDSYYVGNPLLPRSPDILTMKKQRALGSRYEVHSSNMSSQDSYREEAAPTGTTCRPECQEKNSVYQLKKSSNYYNKSDPFPRQNSPLNMYEESGGLTFSSSKRDHKMNPSYNIPRSRTDSVSNNHGSYSSKVASEQTEMQLHNHGSKSFYRSGYLDYNPKKMPKEMFNGEEKAVNESIDLVRGKIPPTNELAVANRCQLDFPRSDYAAKASVSEKPGRKNHARRSVQVTIASSVQIIVHNGDALQLLRR from the exons ATGGAAGAAG AGTTGGGTAATGCTATGCATTCCGAGGAGAACAAAGATTCTACTGAGAAGAACAAGAAACGGAAGTTGAAGACACCTTCCCAGTTGGTTGCTTTAGAGAAGTTCTATAATG AACGTAAGTATCCTACAGAGGAAATGAAATCACAGCTCGCCGAGCAGCTAGGTTTGACTGAAAAGCAAATATCTGGATGGTTTTGCCACAGAAGATTAAAAGACAAAAGATTTTGTGATACATATACTAGTGTACGGCAGGATCGTTCAAGTGGCGTCATTCAAGATCATGGCAGTGGGCTTGCACAAGATTCATGTGGTAGCACGAAAAATGGAGACTATTGGCATATTGATCCACGTGAAGTTGAAAGTCAAAAGCCTTACGGCCATGAGCTAGCTTCAGATAATGTCCTGGAGCGTAGGAGCCAATATACAGAAAATGTTAGTAATATGGAAAATACATCTTCGGAAAGCAGCTCTTCTTTAAAAGATAGGTTAGTATCTCAAAATGAGAATCCATATGATACAGAAGTTTCTCGGTATTTAACACATGAGGGTGCTATTCCACCATCAAATCCAAAGGCTTTAAGCTCTCTGCGATACAAACCATCTGGCTATTTAAAAGTGAAGGGCGAAGTTGAAAATGCTGCTATTACTGCTGTTAAGAGACAGTTGGGTGCGCAATATCGGGAGGATGGTCCACCACTTGGTGTGGAATTCCAGCCACTTCCTCCTGGTGCATTTGAGTCCCCAGCTAAAG ATTCATACTATGTTGGAAATCCGCTTCTTCCTCGTTCTCCAGACATATTGACAATGAAGAAACAAAGAGCTCTTGGCTCT AGGTATGAAGTGCACAGTTCAAATATGAGTTCTCAGGACTCATATAGGGAGGAAGCAGCTCCCACTGGCACTACATGTAGACCTGAGTGTCAGGAAAAGAATTCTGTTTACCAATTAAAGAAAAGTTCCAACTATTACAACAAATCCGATCCATTTCCTCGACAGAACTCTCCCTTGAATATGTATGAGGAATCTGGTGGGCTGACATTTTCCAGTAGTAAAAGGGATCACAAAATGAACCCTAGCTATAACATTCCTAGAAGCCGAACCGATTCTGTTTCCAACAATCATGGCTCCTATTCATCAAAAGTTGCTAGTGAACAGACAGAAATGCAGTTGCATAACCATGGCTCAAAGAGTTTTTATAGGAGTGGCTATTTGGACTATAATCCTAAAAAGATGCCAAAG GAAATGTTCAATGGAGAAGAAAAGGCAGTAAATGAAAGTATTGATCTAGTTAGAGGGAAGATCCCACCAACAAATGAATTGGCT GTTGCGAATCGATGTCAGTTGGATTTTCCTCGGTCAGACTATGCAGCAAAAGCATCCGTTTCTGAAAAACCAGGGCGGAAAAATCATGCTAGAAGGTCCGTTCAAGTAACCATTGCTAGTAGCGTGCAAATTATT GTCCACAATGGAGATGCCTTACAGCTTCTCCGTCGATGA
- the LOC120088454 gene encoding homeobox-DDT domain protein RLT1 isoform X2, translating to MEEELGNAMHSEENKDSTEKNKKRKLKTPSQLVALEKFYNERKYPTEEMKSQLAEQLGLTEKQISGWFCHRRLKDKRFCDTYTSVRQDRSSGVIQDHGSGLAQDSCGSTKNGDYWHIDPREVESQKPYGHELASDNVLERRSQYTENVSNMENTSSESSSSLKDRLVSQNENPYDTEVSRYLTHEGAIPPSNPKALSSLRYKPSGYLKVKGEVENAAITAVKRQLGAQYREDGPPLGVEFQPLPPGAFESPAKGPSHDSYYVGNPLLPRSPDILTMKKQRALGSRYEVHSSNMSSQDSYREEAAPTGTTCRPECQEKNSVYQLKKSSNYYNKSDPFPRQNSPLNMYEESGGLTFSSSKRDHKMNPSYNIPRSRTDSVSNNHGSYSSKVASEQTEMQLHNHGSKSFYRSGYLDYNPKKMPKEMFNGEEKAVNESIDLVRGKIPPTNELAVANRCQLDFPRSDYAAKASVSEKPGRKNHARRSTMEMPYSFSVDEAEDTSSSLD from the exons ATGGAAGAAG AGTTGGGTAATGCTATGCATTCCGAGGAGAACAAAGATTCTACTGAGAAGAACAAGAAACGGAAGTTGAAGACACCTTCCCAGTTGGTTGCTTTAGAGAAGTTCTATAATG AACGTAAGTATCCTACAGAGGAAATGAAATCACAGCTCGCCGAGCAGCTAGGTTTGACTGAAAAGCAAATATCTGGATGGTTTTGCCACAGAAGATTAAAAGACAAAAGATTTTGTGATACATATACTAGTGTACGGCAGGATCGTTCAAGTGGCGTCATTCAAGATCATGGCAGTGGGCTTGCACAAGATTCATGTGGTAGCACGAAAAATGGAGACTATTGGCATATTGATCCACGTGAAGTTGAAAGTCAAAAGCCTTACGGCCATGAGCTAGCTTCAGATAATGTCCTGGAGCGTAGGAGCCAATATACAGAAAATGTTAGTAATATGGAAAATACATCTTCGGAAAGCAGCTCTTCTTTAAAAGATAGGTTAGTATCTCAAAATGAGAATCCATATGATACAGAAGTTTCTCGGTATTTAACACATGAGGGTGCTATTCCACCATCAAATCCAAAGGCTTTAAGCTCTCTGCGATACAAACCATCTGGCTATTTAAAAGTGAAGGGCGAAGTTGAAAATGCTGCTATTACTGCTGTTAAGAGACAGTTGGGTGCGCAATATCGGGAGGATGGTCCACCACTTGGTGTGGAATTCCAGCCACTTCCTCCTGGTGCATTTGAGTCCCCAGCTAAAGGTCCGAGCCATG ATTCATACTATGTTGGAAATCCGCTTCTTCCTCGTTCTCCAGACATATTGACAATGAAGAAACAAAGAGCTCTTGGCTCT AGGTATGAAGTGCACAGTTCAAATATGAGTTCTCAGGACTCATATAGGGAGGAAGCAGCTCCCACTGGCACTACATGTAGACCTGAGTGTCAGGAAAAGAATTCTGTTTACCAATTAAAGAAAAGTTCCAACTATTACAACAAATCCGATCCATTTCCTCGACAGAACTCTCCCTTGAATATGTATGAGGAATCTGGTGGGCTGACATTTTCCAGTAGTAAAAGGGATCACAAAATGAACCCTAGCTATAACATTCCTAGAAGCCGAACCGATTCTGTTTCCAACAATCATGGCTCCTATTCATCAAAAGTTGCTAGTGAACAGACAGAAATGCAGTTGCATAACCATGGCTCAAAGAGTTTTTATAGGAGTGGCTATTTGGACTATAATCCTAAAAAGATGCCAAAG GAAATGTTCAATGGAGAAGAAAAGGCAGTAAATGAAAGTATTGATCTAGTTAGAGGGAAGATCCCACCAACAAATGAATTGGCT GTTGCGAATCGATGTCAGTTGGATTTTCCTCGGTCAGACTATGCAGCAAAAGCATCCGTTTCTGAAAAACCAGGGCGGAAAAATCATGCTAGAAG GTCCACAATGGAGATGCCTTACAGCTTCTCCGTCGATGAAGCTGAAGATACTAGTTCATCGTTGGACTGA
- the LOC120088454 gene encoding homeobox-DDT domain protein RLT1 isoform X1: MEEELGNAMHSEENKDSTEKNKKRKLKTPSQLVALEKFYNERKYPTEEMKSQLAEQLGLTEKQISGWFCHRRLKDKRFCDTYTSVRQDRSSGVIQDHGSGLAQDSCGSTKNGDYWHIDPREVESQKPYGHELASDNVLERRSQYTENVSNMENTSSESSSSLKDRLVSQNENPYDTEVSRYLTHEGAIPPSNPKALSSLRYKPSGYLKVKGEVENAAITAVKRQLGAQYREDGPPLGVEFQPLPPGAFESPAKGPSHDSYYVGNPLLPRSPDILTMKKQRALGSRYEVHSSNMSSQDSYREEAAPTGTTCRPECQEKNSVYQLKKSSNYYNKSDPFPRQNSPLNMYEESGGLTFSSSKRDHKMNPSYNIPRSRTDSVSNNHGSYSSKVASEQTEMQLHNHGSKSFYRSGYLDYNPKKMPKEMFNGEEKAVNESIDLVRGKIPPTNELAVANRCQLDFPRSDYAAKASVSEKPGRKNHARRSVQVTIASSVQIIVHNGDALQLLRR; this comes from the exons ATGGAAGAAG AGTTGGGTAATGCTATGCATTCCGAGGAGAACAAAGATTCTACTGAGAAGAACAAGAAACGGAAGTTGAAGACACCTTCCCAGTTGGTTGCTTTAGAGAAGTTCTATAATG AACGTAAGTATCCTACAGAGGAAATGAAATCACAGCTCGCCGAGCAGCTAGGTTTGACTGAAAAGCAAATATCTGGATGGTTTTGCCACAGAAGATTAAAAGACAAAAGATTTTGTGATACATATACTAGTGTACGGCAGGATCGTTCAAGTGGCGTCATTCAAGATCATGGCAGTGGGCTTGCACAAGATTCATGTGGTAGCACGAAAAATGGAGACTATTGGCATATTGATCCACGTGAAGTTGAAAGTCAAAAGCCTTACGGCCATGAGCTAGCTTCAGATAATGTCCTGGAGCGTAGGAGCCAATATACAGAAAATGTTAGTAATATGGAAAATACATCTTCGGAAAGCAGCTCTTCTTTAAAAGATAGGTTAGTATCTCAAAATGAGAATCCATATGATACAGAAGTTTCTCGGTATTTAACACATGAGGGTGCTATTCCACCATCAAATCCAAAGGCTTTAAGCTCTCTGCGATACAAACCATCTGGCTATTTAAAAGTGAAGGGCGAAGTTGAAAATGCTGCTATTACTGCTGTTAAGAGACAGTTGGGTGCGCAATATCGGGAGGATGGTCCACCACTTGGTGTGGAATTCCAGCCACTTCCTCCTGGTGCATTTGAGTCCCCAGCTAAAGGTCCGAGCCATG ATTCATACTATGTTGGAAATCCGCTTCTTCCTCGTTCTCCAGACATATTGACAATGAAGAAACAAAGAGCTCTTGGCTCT AGGTATGAAGTGCACAGTTCAAATATGAGTTCTCAGGACTCATATAGGGAGGAAGCAGCTCCCACTGGCACTACATGTAGACCTGAGTGTCAGGAAAAGAATTCTGTTTACCAATTAAAGAAAAGTTCCAACTATTACAACAAATCCGATCCATTTCCTCGACAGAACTCTCCCTTGAATATGTATGAGGAATCTGGTGGGCTGACATTTTCCAGTAGTAAAAGGGATCACAAAATGAACCCTAGCTATAACATTCCTAGAAGCCGAACCGATTCTGTTTCCAACAATCATGGCTCCTATTCATCAAAAGTTGCTAGTGAACAGACAGAAATGCAGTTGCATAACCATGGCTCAAAGAGTTTTTATAGGAGTGGCTATTTGGACTATAATCCTAAAAAGATGCCAAAG GAAATGTTCAATGGAGAAGAAAAGGCAGTAAATGAAAGTATTGATCTAGTTAGAGGGAAGATCCCACCAACAAATGAATTGGCT GTTGCGAATCGATGTCAGTTGGATTTTCCTCGGTCAGACTATGCAGCAAAAGCATCCGTTTCTGAAAAACCAGGGCGGAAAAATCATGCTAGAAGGTCCGTTCAAGTAACCATTGCTAGTAGCGTGCAAATTATT GTCCACAATGGAGATGCCTTACAGCTTCTCCGTCGATGA